A window from Oncorhynchus mykiss isolate Arlee chromosome 9, USDA_OmykA_1.1, whole genome shotgun sequence encodes these proteins:
- the LOC118965974 gene encoding endonuclease domain-containing 1 protein-like: MMGVLNHLSTLLLLSLLPPALSHVVKKFSDVPQCKTFFLMETTPNLPGILVDGTVKDQNRYKPICQLFKNTYRFATLYDTTNKIPVFSAYTFTGCIPGRPDERWMMEPQLNGENNNPNMENMGGGIYNNQAGNNDYAQDVRRNPTDFKDVNRGHLFPSSHACSLDTQESTFTLTNIVPQDRTFNGGSWRKMEEHVREKLMSDCISNNGIKAYVVTGAVASKSNTLNNRVNIPDRMWTAYCCYNNKKKKWMAEAHWGWNKKEDEGKILNPETLGALEDMLNKHYQGKDGPVKVFPGDCPRYT; this comes from the exons ATGATGGGGGTTTTGAatcatctctctactctcctcctcctctctctccttcctcctgctctctctcatgTAGTGAAGAAGTTCAGCGATGTTCCACAGTGCAAGACGTTCTTCCTGATGGAGACAACTCCAAATCTCCCAGGTATTTTGGTTGATGGGACAGTCAAGGACCAGAACCGCTACAAGCCGATCTGCCAGTTGTTCAAAAACACCTACAGGTTTGCAACTCTGTACGACACGACCAACAAGATCCCTGTGTTCTCAGCCTACACCTTCACTGGTTGTATACCGGGTAGACCAGATGAACGCTGGATGATGGAGCCCCAG CTCAACGGGGAAAACAACAACCCTAACATGGAGAATATGGGAGGAGGCATTTACAACAACCAGGCTGGGAACAACGACTATGCTCAAGACGTAAGAAGAAACCCAACAGATTTTAAAGATGTGAACAGAGGTCATCTCTTCCCAAGTTCACATGCTTGTAGCCTTGATACTCAGGAGTCCACCTTTACCCTGACCAACATCGTTCCCCAGGACCGCACCTTCAACGGGGGCAGCTGGAGAAAAATGGAGGAACATGTCAGAGAAAAGCTGATGTCGGACTGTATTAGTAACAACGGTATAAAAGCCTATGTGGTGACTGGAGCAGTGGCCAGTAAGAGCAACACACTGAACAACAGAGTGAACATCCCAGATCGCATGTGGACAGCCTACTGCtgttacaacaacaagaagaaaAAGTGGATGGCTGAAGCACACTGGGGGTGGAACAAGAAGGAAGACGAGGGGAAAATATTGAACCCAGAAACCTTGGGAGCACTCGAAGACATGTTGAACAAACATTACCAAGGTAAAGATGGTCCTGTCAAGGTGTTCCCAGGAGATTGTCCAAGATATACTTAA